Below is a window of Anabas testudineus chromosome 10, fAnaTes1.2, whole genome shotgun sequence DNA.
CTCAttccaaaaacatgtttaaagaaAGCAATGTGCAAACCTGGGACATCTTGGAGCCAATCAGAGATTGAAtaactacagtatgtggcaGCCTGTTTTAAACTCAGGTTTATTCAGGTAAAATATAATCTGACTGCAGCCCGGTGCCAACAAATGAAGGGTAAAAGGTTAGGAAGACCATTAAAGCTACTTACTGGATTAGAATATGGGCCTAATGCGGAAGAATGTGTTCCAAGATACAATTGCTGAAAAGGGATAGGCCAAGCCAAAACACTGATGGTgtttaaaaagtttttcttGAATTTATTTTAGCACTTTGATTTAACAATGCAAGCTTTGCTCTGCTCTTGGGCTCCTATAGGGTCCCTGCAGGGGGAACACCAAAGGAGATTGTACAAGGAGCTGCTGGCCAACTACAATCGACTAGAAAGACCTGTGTCCAATGACTCGGCTGCCATCGTTGTGGAGCTGGgtctcacactgctgcagatcATCGACGTGGTGAGGAAAtaactagtgtgtgtgtgtgtgtgtgtgtgtgtgtgtgtgtgtgtgtgtgtgtgtgtgtgtgttcagtttaGCCAATGCATTATGTAGGAAGAgtggcaaaaataaaactttcttATTGTGTATACAGTGTAACATTATAATGGAAACCTGAAAGGTAATTGcaccacatttacatttcagctATTTAGCATTATATTCATCATACACAGTGAAGAATCCAATGTAAGATAAGAGGCAatatgtgaaaaagaaaaattatattCACAAAGGCATAAATATGATTAGTGCATTTCCTTTACCTAAGTTTTATTCTGATGTTTACGTCTGAAGCTATAACATTAATGACCTATCCAGCAGCagatctgtgtctgtgtaaatgtaatatacacacacactaatatactgtacatcatatGCTGTTCATCACAGCCATTGATTTACTTTCAATCACTGTCAGCAACTGCACCTTAATTGACAGCTCCAAAGAGGCACTTTAGGGCGTTTTGCTCCCCAGAGCAAAATTAGTCCTTGATTCATTAACCACCACTGAGATCCAGGCTAAATACATAGTTGTCAGTGAGCTGGtccacagagagaagagagtttAGTTTGGTTCATGCAGTGACTTTCATACCAGTGACATGTCTGCTTTCATTTGTCAGAACAGATTTTATATGTAAGTGAGCGTGTTTTTCCCTCAGGGACTCACGCTTTTCATCAGTTTGCCCTTGTTCCCATAATATTTGTCGTTTCATCTGAGTGAAAATGAAGGAATTATACacattttactcattttactCTAGACCCCCTGACCGGACAAGTAACTAGTTTATACACAGTGGTTAAGTGGGCAGAATGCCATAACAGGTAAATGAGACAAAAGTCAGCAAATTGaccatgttttttatttaaagtgttaGATGACTGTTCAAACagaaattaagaaataaaagaaaacacacacacacaacatactcTTGTATGGAACAGTAGAGGTTTCTGCAGAGAGGTTTCTGGTGGTCATTTAATATGACTGCccagaacaaaacaataatttatcTGCGTGTTATAGagaaaatcacaacaaatgatttatttgtgcatgtttgagTGTATACAGCATATGTCTGCTTGGCTTTCAGTTTATCGCTAGCTGTGCTTTCCTTATATTTTAGCCTAGCTTTTCTTTAGTACATCAATAAGCTTAACATCCTCTGGGATACCAATGAAACAAGtgtttacagaaacacagagataatCACAACTTATAAGAGGAACTGAACATCTCACTGTTAATATGCAACAGTTACATAATTGACCTTTTAATGAGACTGACAATAATGATTTTATTGCAGGTAGATTAAGGAACTAAAGTCTCTTTCACTATAAATGTTCATCATCCACAGATGCTGCAGGCTTTCAGACAGTCTGACCTTCAATGACTGAAGTTAATATTTCCAGGTTACAATATTTATGACCCACAATTCTATTTTAATCATGTCGTCAAATTGCTAACACACATcgacacacacataaaaccacaGAGGGGTTTGAAATCTCTGAAGAGATGCACATTTTCCATCATAGCCGTCAGCTGTGACTTTTGCTAAGTCATCTGGGTCAtcagaaggaaacactgtgGAAGAGCTGTGTGCCCACATGTTcatcagagaaaaacagcaaaacgacagataaaaagataaataggTGCAgtgtgctgaaaaacaaaaacttcttTGATCCCACTCATCTTTCCACCCCTCCGCTCTAAAGCAAAGAATCCATCCCTGTCCTGACTTCTTCACTTTGCACTGGAAGCAGAAATTCTGATGCTTGCAAAAATGCATAGTTTTCTAAAtgctgtaataaataaagtgcaTTATTTGGTagtttccattttattttcagagtaACTGCTCCAAAAACAAATTTGAATCATCTCATTGCATTAAATGTGgccttgttctttttttcttcatacaaaagtaaaactttgtgtttcctttcctcctcttttttctgtttgcgtTCTCAGGATGAGAAGAACCAAGTACTGATCACCAACGCCTGGCTGCAGCTGGTGAGTGAAAGTTTGAGAAGGGCACATTATCATCGACTTAATGTGCTTCAGCTTGATTTGTGACGTTATTGCACACGTATCTTCTAAATGCACAGTGACTGTGTTAAAATCTGTTAAAATCCCGCTGCATTAAGTgctttttgattattttacatcttAACTCTGTACATTAAGATCCAACTTATGTCCTGTAATAATTATTTGTACTTTTGAACATTTATAATCTAATGTTTACTGTATATCCAGTTGGcattgcatctttttttttttttaaactgccaCCCTGAATAATGGAACAAAAACCCGCTAGTTAAcgtaatgttttaaaaagttaacCTTAAAATCCACCCTCTACCAAAATGTCTGAACTGCAGGGTCAGCAAGGTCAAGGGGCATGTTTTCAGGAACAACCTGTTCTTGATAATTTCACAATCAATTAAATTTTGACGGTAGAACTGGAAGAGTCTTTTTATCCCTCAATTTGTATTAGAAGTGAGAACAATGATTTAATATCATTAAtaagtgtctctctgtctcagtaCTGGACAGACATCTACCTGAGCTGGAACCCAGAAAACTACCCCGGTGTCCAGAACCTGCGATTTCCTTCAGACCAGATCTGGACCCCTGACATCCTTCTTTACAACAGGTCAGAACTGCCTGCTGCTTCTCACTACAACCTTAAATTAATTAgatttattgtattaaattgGAAAGTTTGTCTGTTAgaaatttctattttttttttatctcattgtCAAACTTTACACAAAAAGCAGGTGTTGTAATCCGACTTGTTACTGCTCAGCAGGAGATAACTGCACCTGTCAGACACGGCATGCTTTCTTCCCATTTCTATTTTTGACTGTGTGAAACACCAGTTTAATCCTTTTGATGGTATTACATTAAATTCAGCATTTAATCTCCACAAACCACGACCAAAAATGATAAACAATCACACCCAATCAAACATAAACTGAGTGACACAGGCAGCGGAGGGAGATAAAACATCCTGTATCTGCAAAGTTGGAAAAAACTTTGGTGATGTGATTTTAGTTGGTTTCGCTTAACAAttcttttacataataaaaagtgtttgttttttaagcattctgtttgcattgttttgtgTAAATGAGGGTGAACTTTGCATTTTGTGATTCAGGTCAGTGCTGTTTGCTTCACTCTGCCGTTCATGGCTCCGTGTGAGGTTAGAAATGTGGGCCAGGTGTTTTTTCctccaaaacatttaaatgcatttcactTGCACGCTTCAGTGTGAGGTGATCGCGTTGCAACAAAAATGGACGAGATGAATGCAGACTATTGTATGTATGATTTGATAGTTTTGTTTAGATAGTTTTGAACAGACAAAGTGAGGTTCAGGGAGAGACGTGCATGTAGTTGATCTTCTTTGATGTTGAGTGGATGGAAGAGGATCCCCAGATGTTTCTCTGCATGTCTCTATTTCCccagtacatacacacaaacacacacactgcagggaacacaaggacaaaacaaaaggtTTGGGGGTATTAACCCAAATTTTAAAAGCTCAGCTTTTAGATCTGCCAGGATTACCCATTCTAATCTCCCCGCTCTCACCCCTCTCTTTCCCCATCTCTGCCTTTTAGCCTgtgcttcctctcctccctctcgcCCTCCATCATACACCTCCCCCCCCACCTTACTACCTCTCTTTTCATCTCATTCTATTTATGtctcccttcttctctctcataACTCACTGTCTCACCATTATTCGCTCTATTCAATCAACTCTTTGTCTCCATATTTTATCGTTCCCTGCCTTCACAGCCTCCTCTTTATACATCATCCCATCTACCTGTCCCTGTCTGTCAAGGTGTCAGAATATTACTCTGCACCTCTTCCCACCGTCTACTTGTTTATGTATTGGTAGTTTCTTGACCGCCTTCTCTTGTGCTGGTGTCTGTGTGATGTTCACTTCTCATATTTTCTCTCATTCTAGGAAAATCAGTACCTTAAACcgtaaaataaatgaaaggttTTGTTCACTCCATTGAATTTGACAGAGATACAGTAACATGAAGCTGTAGCCTGCTGTACAACTAAGCCAGAAGGTTTACATGCCCCCTAAGGAGAGATGAGAAGTTACGATTTTCAGCAACAATATGGATCAttgctggaaacacacacacacacacacacacacacacacacacacacacctctaacACTAATCTCAAAATATCTTCACACACAGGCAGATgcatacaaaaaaaatgcatgCAGGCAATaaagtcacagacacacacacacacatactatcacaaaattacacacaataatggaaaagcacacacatcATTACATAATGTCCATCAGCCAAAATCAGCAGTACAGTCTTCCTGTGCTGAATAGCAGATGCATTCAGGCTTTTTATCATGCTGCAGACAAGCCAACCAATAATTAGTTCCAATAGTTTTAATGTCAAGTTAATGCTGTTTAGGAGTGTTTAGGTCAGATACCAGCTTAACATAGTATCTATTCAAAGTAAAGAAAGGGGAGATAAACAGAACCATCAGATATTGTCTGTGATGAGTCATTCAACTCATATCCTCCCGGTGTGAAATCTCTCGTATtgcttttcatattttcatattattgtGCTCACACTAACTCGCACAGTCTCACAAAGATGTTTCACACATTGATAATTTTTACTGTGAGTCATGGATTTATACCAGTCAGACCGTATCCTTGCCTTCAGCCTGGGGAAAATATTTGGTCATTTGCTATATTTGCAATGGTTTTTATACTGGCAAGACAGCTGAGATTGTCCAATTCAAATCAAAGGGGGATAAATGAACCGTGTCCCATGCGCGGCTCAGACCAACTATtactgacagtttttttttttagtagttaCTTTAACAAACAGAAATGGTTATACAAcctaattaaatgtatttggcTTCTCCTGATATGATGTGTCTACGCCATAATGGCCAGTGTGCAACTGTTTCGTCTTTGTTTCAGGTGAGCATGACTTAGTAAAGAATAGATAAAGACTATCTAGATCTAAAGCAACTGTGCAGGTCGTTGACCTCATCTGTCATTAGAGGGAAAGGTTAATGGTCTCACTTGACTAGGGATCGATGAGGCACATCAAGGGCATCCAACTCAGGTAAACCACAGACTGAATCCTAATTCTGCCAGCTTGGAAGGTGGATGTGCAGAGCAGACGGAGCATTTTATCAGGCCATAAAGATGAAGAGGGAATAATTGAAGAAATGggtattttttaatttgttttgtgttgctgtttggtTTAGATGGACGGATAGTTGAATGGATGAATAGATGGAATAAGCTCAATTCTGCTTGTGAACAATTATAAGGATCTAATGTTGCAAAATAATGTGTAAGTTTAATCAATAATatctttatatttagttttaattagtgACACGGcagtaataacataaaatgcTTTAGTTTACACTTAAAACACTCATATTGTATAACACATGATGCTTATGTAATTCATTTAGCACTCATTCACATGTGTATATGCTCTCTGCTTATATTCTTCAGGAATAAATGTGCTGTACATCTTGCCTGCAGCATCCTTCCCAGCTAGTTAACTTCTGTTTTACAATCCTATGTCAGGACCCTCTGGGGCTGTTTAGCTGACTGCTAAAGAAGATAAATTAGAAGATACTTTAAGGAAAAGTGTTCTCTGTAGTTCTTAAGTTATGCGTCAGCCTGTTCTAACAGGTGAGTGTAGCAACAAGGTCATATTGTGACTTTAAAAGTGCATTTATCCCAACCTGCACGGCTCTCTCTGCCTCAGGTACATTTTGTGACttccattttgtcatttgtttgtgctcgcgagagaggagcagcaggtgtTGAGCGAGTGAGGAAAAAGCTTTTATGACTCATGTCCCATGGTGCAGGAACCTGTCACTGCCACCATTGTAGCTGTCGGTCAGTCTGTTTCCACCATGTCCACAGTACTCttttaccagtgtgtgtgtgtctctgtctctatgtctgtgtgtatgcgtgcTGGTGTGCACTGTACAAACACAGCCACTTAGCATTCTCCCAGGGCTATCACTTGTCCAGGTGTATGCATCTTTAATATCTGCAATGCATTACAGGTTGTTTTCCTCTACAAAGAATCATATTCATTAAATCTATTCCTGATACTTAAACAAGCTACAAGTTACAAAAAGAGGAACGttatttaaagttgttttgcttttgctggTTGTCTCACTCATCTGTCgtgttttcatcttttaaagtataatgtgtgtctctgtgtgctccAATTAAACTTTTAATATCAAAGTCTTGTACATAACATACTTTCCTTCTCAtatacatcaacacacacacacacacacacacacacacacatgcactagCACTGATTGCAGGAAAGCACACACATTCAGATAAAGTAAGGCAGAAGCTTGCATAATTCATTGCATGGCTCCGCCTCGGACAGCCCACACATCCCTCCTCCAGCACCTGGAGCCACAGCTGATAGCTACAAACACaggaaagaaataaattacATCACATAACCCCCTGAGAAAGGTAAATCACTCAATCTGTGCAAAGGCAGGGACAAATGGAATAGGATCATCTAGAAAAAAATTCTGTTAGGATGCAGGTTGCGTTCTTTTGTTGGGGCTGAATGAGGCTCATTTCAGATACACTGACATTATCTCTattgcaagtgtgtgtgtgtgttgatttgtgtgagtgtgtgtagaaGTGGATTATGCCCTTCATCTGCTCAACCacaataatttttaattttaaattttttttacaatacaaCAGTTAATGCAGCGtttgaaacataaatataaaatgaaacatgaagaTGCATGGGGGATAGAGGAGAACTTTCTTCCAGCTAGTTGTTACAGTGGTAAATCGATTTGTATGAGAACAGATCTCACATtgtacaaagagacaaaatggaggacattGCCTAAATTCTCTGGAAGTTCAAACTTCGCCTCTGGCACTTTATTAAAGTTCACACACTCACCAACGTGAGAGGAGTTTCTCTTTAATACTTAATTAGAGTTCAGTTTAAGTGCCAGAGCTAAAGTAGCTGTACGTGTGTGTAGGCATTTTCTTTACTGTAAATCCCCAGAGGTAGGTAGTAGGGGTAAGACTTTCAGAAACTCCAGATTCTGTTTTGTTCAGTTAATTCTTTAGCTTTTGATGCTGTATCCAAGCTGCTAAGTGAAGCCAAATCCATCCATCCTGTACAGTAGAAATTAGAAACTTTACGTATTGTATTGGTGGGAAAGTGTTGTTATGTGGTTGTTGATGTCACGAGCAGAGAGCAACACAACCTACCCaaccacacaaatacacaaatggaGTATAAATAGACAAAAGAGGGTGAATAACCAAAATGCTGTGGACACTTagagtacagtacatgttgcaTGCATGTGAATGTAAAACACCTTACCCATCCATGACCCTGGTCCACTCATCCATCACTTCCAGCTTCATATCCTGGTATAAATTTTTCATAATTCCTCTTTTAGAATGATAAAACCATTTGACCACCACAGATTCCTGCAGTTTTGGGATCACAGAGACGACTCATAAACGGCTTTATgagcaaaatcttttgtttAATGTGCTGACGCATTTGCCACATTCCTACAGTTGACAAATCCCGTCCATGCATCCACCCCATATATGATCCCAGGTGATGGTGAGTTGCAGATCCTTGAAGGAggcatctgttgtgttttcttgtgtcaCTGACTCAGTTTCTGGTATTTAGCATAGGAATGAAAGTGAATAATGAATTTCACTGCACCTTGGATTTCATATTTGAGTTTcaactgtgtgtatgtagggTGAAGGACTGGAGCAGCAAGCTGGCTGTTCCAAGGATGGCTGGCTAGATATATCACTTTGCTCTGTTCAACACTGCGGCAGAAACTgcagagagactgagaaacCTGCACAAATAgacaacaaatacatacatacaagaTACGAACTGAACTAAAGGattgaataattcatttttatttagcaaaaacaaatgGTAGAAGTGTAGAAATATATGTTCTTCAAAACAGTCTCCTAACTTTTAACTAATACTTGTCTTATCCCTTAGTTGGTCTTAACCAAATGTGCAGGCTCTTGCTGATTGtaacaaacatgacaaaattaatctcttgtgatttttttcctcttattcGTACGGTTAGGCAAAGACTTAAATTGACGAAACCCATTTCCAAGTAATTGCCTGGTTGTGGTATCCAagcacaatgacaaaaacaacttaaaaggCAATAAAGTGATCAGCAGCATGGAGCAAATAGAGCTTTACCTCACCAACACATTATTAAGTGGTTGTCTACACACATTATCACCCTCTGCTACTCTTTTCCCAGTGCGGACGAGAGATTTGATGCCACTTTCCACACCAACGTATTGGTGAACGCGTCAGGTTATTGTCAGTACATCCCCCCTGGCATCTTGAAGAGCACCTGCTACATTGACGTGCGTTGGTTCCCCTTCGACGTTCAGAAGTGTGACTTGAAGTTTGGCTCCTGGACGCACAACGGCTGGCTGCTGGACCTCCAGATGCTAGATGTGGACACATCCACCTACATATCCAATGGTGAATGGGACCTTGTGGGTAAGAGAGCCTATGTTTGTATGCAGACCAAAGTGTGTGTGCCCTGCAGGTATTTGCTAttagaaaagcagcagtagGTTGTAATAAGTTGTTGCACAAAAAAAGCTTCTGCAGAGGGTCATTTTTATGACCGTTTTTATGATCTCATTGAAGACTCAGTCAAATGTATCACTGACatataaatgattcatttgGATGTTTGTAACTAGATGGACTGGAAAGGGGAGAATTTTTGGAAGACGTCTCAAGCAGGGTGGTTCTAGCAGGGACAGAGTAGCAGCAGATCTCAGTTCCTGTGCCCCTTGGTGATGGTTAGCCGGGAGTGGGTGTCAGACAGCACCAGATGGCATGCAATAAGAATGTTGGCAGGCCATATGTGAGTGTAGCACACTGAATCCCTAGAGTTGGAGGTGAGATAGTTCAACTACTAAAACTTaacaatgatttttttcttttcttgttgaGCATTTTTATGCATCTGTGCTAGCAACAGCCCTGGAAGGAGATATTGATTTATCACATTGAGATATTAGTGATGTCACAGGAGTGCCACGTGTAAAGTTCTTCAAACCTAAAACATTACCTGTACTGTATTTGCTTTTCCCTCAGGTGTGCCAGCAAAGCGTAATGAGCTATACTATGAGTGCTGTAAGGAGCCTTACCCTGatgtcacatttacagtcaCCATGCGGCGCAGGACTCTATATTATGGCCTCAATCTGCTCATTCCATGTGTACTGATCTCAGGCTTGGCCCTGCTGGTCTTCCTGCTACCTGCAGACTCTGGGGAAAAGATTTCTTTGGGTGAGATGAGGATGctgaacatttaaacatgtatgtttttgtatagGTAGACATATGTATTGGCTGCAGAAAAATCTGTTTGGCTGATCGGTAACAGGAAACTGCATTAAAGAAAATTCGGTTGGAGgtaatttagaaaaaaaaggcaatgtCAAATAATGCAAAAATTAATCTAAAGAATTAAACTTACACAAGCACAGTACTGTACACTAGTGCATAAACAGTTTAAAGAGTATGCACATATGGGTGCATTCATATTTGTTTATAAACGTGTCCTTATGAatcatattatcatattatctAGTGGATGTCAAATCACCTTGGAATAATTGCATTTCAATATAAGGTAGTTAGTAACCTGCCTTGAACATGTCAGAGGAGCTGCCTGACAGATGGCTGTagtcatgaaaacaaaactgataaCATGCATAAATATCTACAGGAATAATTTTACATACCAGTGACCATGATCGCATCCCTATGTATTAGCTCATGATGTGCTCTCTGTTCCTCTATATGTGTCTCTCTCAATCTGTCTCAAGGCATCACTGTGCTGCTTTCACTGACTGTCTTCATGCTCCTGGTAGCAGAGATCATGCCCGCAACGTCTGACTCTGTTCCTCTCATCGGTGGGTTGAATTTATGTGTCTAAGTGAGCCCATCTAACGCATTTAAGTGTGCATGAATGAGGAGGAGTCATTGTAACAGAAGAAGATAAAATCC
It encodes the following:
- the LOC113160109 gene encoding neuronal acetylcholine receptor subunit alpha-7-like — translated: MRCCKFWGPCSVGFYIWTAILFKGSLQGEHQRRLYKELLANYNRLERPVSNDSAAIVVELGLTLLQIIDVDEKNQVLITNAWLQLYWTDIYLSWNPENYPGVQNLRFPSDQIWTPDILLYNSADERFDATFHTNVLVNASGYCQYIPPGILKSTCYIDVRWFPFDVQKCDLKFGSWTHNGWLLDLQMLDVDTSTYISNGEWDLVGVPAKRNELYYECCKEPYPDVTFTVTMRRRTLYYGLNLLIPCVLISGLALLVFLLPADSGEKISLGITVLLSLTVFMLLVAEIMPATSDSVPLIAQYFASTMMIVGMSVVVTVIVLQFHHHDPQGGKMPKWIRVVLLNWCAWFLRMKQPGDERKRPGYKYHHTSQHHSSTSSIELGTVPSLSVPHSQSSCPPCPTGTSNGSMSLYFSNYHPVESPHCPTSSDSGVALGGRAHGSLSDEADPPGSVGALGTGAGPGIGVGIPPPEIQRILEEVSYIAQRFRDQDEAEAICSEWKFAAAVVDRLCLVAFSLFSIICTFTILMSAPNFIEAVSKDFT